In the genome of Vicia villosa cultivar HV-30 ecotype Madison, WI linkage group LG7, Vvil1.0, whole genome shotgun sequence, one region contains:
- the LOC131616949 gene encoding E3 ubiquitin-protein ligase At3g02290-like, with the protein MLIPLSVVDDVALFDLEQQHPRTHNNNNMLPVFVLFDSRTMSHYHHPTTPPSSSSHHHNNLPTRLMSHNRNNSVSSTPTFSVVDETLLYHSHLANNIPRRSRIHPTTQSFNHGHPHHHNNGTTRASAAVVMDVQEHVTTSTEDAVESICSICLLDLPNASSTPIRLRCSHVFHTHCIQKWINIRKNCPLCRANV; encoded by the coding sequence ATGTTGATACCGCTTTCAGTTGTTGACGATGTTGCTCTTTTTGATTTAGAACAACAACATCCTCGtacccacaacaacaacaacatgttaCCTGTCTTTGTTCTCTTTGATTCTCGTACCATGTCTCACTACCATCACCCAACAACACCACCTTCTTCTTCGTCTCACCACCACAACAATCTTCCAACAAGATTAATGTCTCACAACCGCAACAACAGCGTTTCATCAACACCAACCTTCTCTGTGGTTGATGAAACTCTTCTCTATCATTCTCATTTGGCCAACAACATTCCAAGAAGATCAAGGATTCATCCAACAACACAGTCATTTAATCATGGTCATCCCCACCACCACAACAATGGTACTACTAGGGCTTCTGCTGCTGTGGTGATGGATGTTCAAGAACATGTTACAACATCAACAGAAGATGCTGTAGAATCCATCTGCTCCATTTGTCTTCTTGACTTGCCTAATGCTTCTTCCACGCCAATTCGGTTGCGCTGCTCTCATGTTTTTCATACTCACTGCATTCAGAAATGGATTAACATTCGAAAAAACTGTCCTCTCTGTCGCGCCAATGTTTAA